In Malus sylvestris chromosome 15, drMalSylv7.2, whole genome shotgun sequence, a single genomic region encodes these proteins:
- the LOC126604138 gene encoding uncharacterized protein LOC126604138, whose product MCVVYIENVRCMVIVWGVKVLCRPLIYYLEILDALAHTINASVRDFICGSHWELPTAFINIFPKVPWSKLSGLTGFNQGKALRFGKSYKVVSSLMWCFNIWELHWSLVAHSIILLLNLSFTFIWNVLELGSWSFFILFSSVACTYIWGMRCLRNQIQFGGKFASLDYIKC is encoded by the exons ATGTGTGttgtatatatagaaaatgtaaggtgtatggTGATAGTGTGGGGTGTGAAGGTATTATGCAGGCCCTTAATTTATTATCTCGAAATTCTTGATGCTCTTGCTCATACGATTAACGCTTCAGTGAGAGATTTTATATGCGGTTCTCATTGGGAGTTGCCGACTGCTTTCATTAATATTTTCCCTAAG GTGCCTTGGAGTAAATTATCTGGTCTCACGGGATTCAACCAAGGCAAAGCCTTACGGTTTGGAAAGTCCTACAAGGTCGTCTCCTCACTGATGTGGTGCTTCAACATATGGGAGCTTCACTGGTCTCTTGTTGCTCATTCTATAATTCTGTTGTTGAATCTTTCTTTCACATTTATTTGGAATGTCCTTGAATTGGGATCTTGGAGCTTTTTCATCCTCTTCTCTTCTG TGGCTTGCACTTATATATGGGGCATGCGGTGTCTTCGTAATCAAATTCAGTTTGGGGGCAAGTTCGCTtcattggattatatcaagtgCTAG